The Thalassospira sp. TSL5-1 genome contains the following window.
GCATGGCGACCGACTATCTGGTGTTTGGCAATTTGTTTGCCGAATTGCACTGGTCGCGTATGGGCACACTCCTGGACGTAACGACCGCCCTTGCCCGCTGGACCCGTGTCAAAAAAGACAATCGCTATGTGATGCTGATCGATGGCAAGGAACACGAATTTGAACAGGGCACCATTGCGCACTTGCAAGAGCCCGATATCAATCAGGAAATCTATGGTTTGCCCACCTATACATCGGCCCTGCAATCGGCCTGGTTAAATGAGGCGGCAACGCTGTTTCGCCGCAAATATTACCTGAATGGCAGTCACGCGGGTTTTATCCTGTATGTGAATGATGCGGCGGCCAATGCCGAGGATATTGACGCCCTGCGCGATGCGATGAAAAACGCCAAAGGTCCGGGCAATTTCCGTAACCTGTTCTATTACGCGCCAAACGGCAAAAAGGAAGGCATTCAGGTCATCCCGATGTCGGAAGTCACGGCAAAGGACGACTTTTCATCGATGAAAAACGTCACCCGCGACGATATTCTGGCGGCACATCGGGTGCCACCACAGTTATTGGGTGTTGTTCCAGTCAATGCCGGGGGCTTTGGCAGCATTCAGGACGCGGCAGAGGTTTTTCACAATAACGAAATCCGGCCTGTGATGGCTGCGCTGGAGGGGTTGAATGACCTGTTGGGGTTACAGGTTATCTCGTTTTCTAGTTATGCCGGACGTCTAGAGCCATGACCAAACTTCATAGATTCCCCAGCCTAATAAGGCTACTATACAAGCCGCAATTGACATTTTGAAATATAATTTCTCCAAGTATGCTTTGACATTGAACTCGCAAATCATGCCGCCAAATGGATTGGGGCATGATTTGGATGCCTTGGAGACCAGGTTTCCGCATTTCGGGCAATTCATTACTTCAACATTTGACATCTAGGTTGGCTCTTTTGAATTAGGTGAGGGGCAAATTAAATTGAGATATTTTCTGCTTTTTGGCGTTGATATGTCAAATGATATTGGATCATCTTGGATAAAAAACGAGTAGTCCGAAGTAACCGCCTGCAATAAATAATAACAGAGAGAATATCGAGAATATGACAGCTAGATATTCAGTGATGTTGGTTCGCAGAGCGTATTTCTTAACTTTACATTCATGATGTATGCGTTGCTTCTCGATTTCTTGTATGTCGTCAGGAAATTGATATTTTTGCCAAACACATTCCCATGCCTGCCCTTGGTGTAGATGCTGATAGCTGGAAAATGAAATAGAGAAATATGAGCACATCTGCGCAAGCACAGCACATACTAATCCAACAATGAAGCACAGTATTGCGGGAAATAGTTTCTCAATATCGATGTTTTTTGCAAGCCCTTGCAATGCTGAAAGTGCAACAAAAGTCCCACCATTTAAAATTATCAGGGACTTCATTCCGTCATTTGCAACCATAATTGCCGATTGGAAAGTATGACGGCGCCAATTTTCTGAAGCCTCAACACGACTGCGGATATCTTCTTGCATGCCCTTCCTCCATTAATGAATTTTGTGCAGCGCCTAATATGCTCATTAAATACGCATAAAGAAAAGGCCCGTGCCTTGGGGATGGATGGCACGGGCCTGGGCGCAACAGGGAGGGGTTCACCAGTCGAGACGGAAATATTCCCGCGATATGGCTGGTACGTCAATTATCTTATGGTTGCGTCGAAATTGGTGATGATCACCTCACTCGCGGTATTCTGTTTCTTGCCATACAGGCTATAGCGGGTACTAACATTAAGAATGTTAAAAGCCGCAAAGGTTTCGCGAACGCCAGCGGTGTTATTAAGCGAAAGAATGAAGCGGCCGTCTATGTCCGACAGGATCCCGGACAAGCGTTCAAAATCCTCCCGGATGAAAATTTCCTTGCCGTAATAATCCTCCGCCCCCCAATAGGGCGGGTCCAGGTAAAACAGGGTTTCCTCGCGGTCGTAACGGGTGATGAAATCCGCATAGGGCAGGCATTCAATCACCACGCCGTTAAGGCGTTCATGCAGGTCATCAAGCATGGGCACCAGGCGCGATAGATTGAAGCGTGCGGGGCCGTCGGTTTGTATGCCAAAGTTCCGGTTGCATACTTTACCCCCGAAGGCCAGGCGTTGCAGGTAAACGAAACGCGCAGCGCGCTGGATGTCCGTCAGTGTTTCAGGTGGGATCGAACGGAGGCGTTCAAATTCCGCCCGGCTGGCGATCTGGTATTTCAGGTAATCAACAAAATAGCTGTAATGTTCCTGAAGCACACGGAATAGGCAGAAAACGTCGCGTGAAATGTCGTTAATGACTTCAGCAGCTGGGGCGGATTTGCGCCGCAGGAAAATGCCGCCCATGCCGACAAAGGGTTCGGCGTACAAGGAATGTGGAACAGTGCTGATCATTTCAGTAATCAGTTTGGAAAGCAGGCGTTTCCCGCCGACATAAGGGGCGACAGGGCTTACAGCCTTTACAGGCTGCAGTTTAATAGCATTGCGGGACAGGGCGGTCATGTCAGGGGCCTCGTTGAATAAAAAAAGACCGGGAGGTTTCCCGGTCAATACAACTTAAAAGAGAAATATTTTTACATAACCGTTAAATGGTTGCGTGTCCCCTGCGCAACCAACCGATTAAAAATGTTGCCCGTTGAATGATCCGCCTGTCACTGTGAACAGATCCTCGCGACTATCGTCAAGTCTGGCGGGATCACCACAGAAATCAAAATTTGTCGTAAGCGTTGCCGTGCTGATATCGCCGCTACGCCCCTTATTGGTCAGTACCACGACATACCCCAGCCCGTTTTGATAGACGACTTCACTGGTCGCAAAAATATAGGTCGCTTTGGGATTATGCGAGGCGGCATAACTGTCTGCCGTTCGGGCGGCGTTGTTTTCAATATATTGCCAGCCAGGATAATCGGTTGCGGCATTACCTTCCTCGCATTGCGCGGCATATGCCCCCAGGGGCAACCCGCATACCATCATCAAAGCCAGTGCAATCGCTCCCTTGCGTACCGTCATTATAGCTGTCCCCCTCATGGCAATCAAAAGATGATTTATATTACAGTAAGCAACTTTAAATAGCAATTCGTAAATAGAGGTGCCCAAGGATAAAAGCCCAAAAAATCGCAGTCATCCCCCGCCGCGCCTTCGCTCTTTATGTATTGAAAATTCTGCAGTGCCGAACATGGTGCAAAGCAAGCGGCTGTCTGCGGTTCTTAGAGATTTTCAAACAGGCAAAGTTCTGCATTTTTCGGCACTGTTTTGCACCGGTGGCTAGTCTGGTTGAATTGATCCGACGTTCAGTCAGGGGGGCTTTTTGGTTTTTGTGTCGGAAAAGGGTAACAAGCGTTACGCGCTGCGAAAAATGGAATTAAGTATCTGATTTTATTTGAATTATTTTGTTACCTTGCATGGTAACTTCAGGTAACGGATTGGGCGGAAAAAGGTTACATCATTGAATTGAAAAGATTTTCTTTATTCATTTTGTAACTGTGTTGAAGGGTAACAACATTACCTTTTGCAACTTAATTGCAACCATTTCATGATACTGAATTTTTCTTTATTTAATAGATAGTTATATGGATAATTATCTGTTTGTAACTTGTGTTACCTTTTTCCGATGGCCTCGGATTTTGACGAGACTTAAAGTCTTTCTGTAGGGGAGTGCTAAACATGCACAGTAGATCAATGTGGTTGTTTTCAAAGGTAGGTCAGCGGGCGCATATTGGTGCATTGCGTCGCCGAGGGATCATTTATTGTAATACGATTGAGTATTTCCGAGGACTCCGCGATGGGAATCTTCGTGGAGATCCATTGGAGAACTGCACTGCCTTCTATCATCCAGGCAAATCAGAATTGAGGATCAATGGTACTAAGCTGAATAATATTGTAGGGCCAATCGTAGTTTATAATGGGCCTGATGACGTGTATCAGACTACACACCTCTTCTGTGTAACATCGATCTACAGCGGTATGGAGATCAGAGAGGATGGTAAGATTTTTGACCCGAGAGTGAGCGGTTTTGGGGACACAATGTTGATTATAAAACCAGCTCCGTTCATGGCACGTGTTGAAAAGGCCGTAGAAAAACTCAAGCAGCAAGGTACGGATATTGAACTTTTCAAAGGCTTGGTTGAATACGTTCCGGCAGGAGAAAACCAGCATCAGATGAGTGTTTTGCGCAAGGCAGACATTTACGCATGGCAGGAAGAATTTAGATTGGCTCTGAGGGTTAGAAATTGGCATGGCAGCGCATTCTTGCTTGAGATTGGAAGCATCGCCGACATCTCCCACGTAGTTCCGATTAAGAAGTTCATTAATAAAGTTGAGGAACTCTCGGATGGTCAGGTATGTCTCAACTTCAGTTGATTTGTGTGGGACACCGAGTATCTAACTCATTGATTTATTTTGAACAAATTGTGATCGATGTGGGTGGTTAAGCATTGATTTTATTCTGTTTTTTGGGTTTTTAATAGCCCCTCCGGGCCTACCATTTTCCTCAGTTATTGCCCGACGGTGGCCTGTGGCGATGGCGGTATCGATTACGGTATATTCGATATTCGGGCTACTGACCGGCAGATCAAATGTCTGGCGGCAGCTGGGCGCATCATCCTGAATATAGTTTCCCGGAAATGGCGTGAATCACCGCCCATATGTTTTTGCACCTGTGCGTCCGAGTGAGTTCTTGCTGTTTGGGCAGATCGGGGCAATTTTCCGCGATTGACGACTTTCAGAGAACAAATTCTCCGGTTTTCCTTTGAACCAGGCCGACCGGAAGTTTGAGGCGTAATTCCTGCGCGACAAGACCCCTGAATTGTGCCCGGATCCATTCCAAACGGCGACCTTTGACCGTCCGACACCCAGTCCGATTTCAGGTTGGCTGGTTGTGAAAACATGCGTTCATCCAATCTCCATACAACCTGCACCTAACTTTCATTGCCGCGTGAAATGGTGCTGGAAAGAAACAATCATGTCGCAAGAGAATTTCCTCAAAACCCGTTACCCCCCCCCCTGCTGGCGGCGGTTGATTTATTTGATGTTGCCATGCGGGATCGCGACCAGTCGTTCCGGCAGGGGCGAGGAGAATCTTCCCTATTCATAAAACGTCGGTTGGTAAAACAATAATGAAACTGTCGTCGAAGAACATTGGCCGCACTGTGATCATCGCCGGCATGATCGTTGCAGCGTTCGCCGCACTTGCATCCGTCGCGGGTGTTCTGGATGAAACGCCACAGGCGGCTGTGCTTACCGATTTTGTTGCGCTTGGCACTGTCGAGGAAACGGTTCTTGCCAACGGCGAGCTTGAACCCGCCCGGATTGTTAGTGTTGGCGCGCAGGTTTCTGGTCAGTTGAAGGCCTTGCACGTTGAACTGGGGCAGAAAATTCATGCTGGAGATCTGATTGCAGAGATCGACCCGACGGCACAGTCCTATGCTCTTCGTATCGCAGAGGCAGCACTTGCCAATATCAAGGCGCAGCGCAAGGCGCGCGGTTTTGAGCTCAAACGCGCTAAACAAACTTATTACAGACAGAAGAGCATGGCGCGACAGCATGCTGCTTCAGTTGCCGAGCTTGAGACGGCGGAGGCGGCATTCAAAGTCCTGACGGCGGATATCGAGGCATTGGATGCGCAGATCGCCCAAGCCACGGTGGAGGTGGAGAGCGCGAAAGCCAATCTTGGCTATACGAAAGTTGTCGCACCCATGGATGGTGTTGTGGTTGCGGTCGTGACCAAGGCTGGGCAAACACTAAATTCCAACCTGGCTGTGCCGACAATTGTCGTGCTGGCCCAGCTTGACGTTATGCAGGTTAAGGTGAAGATATCGGAAGCCGATATTAGCCGTGTAAAACCAGGCCAGATCGTACGTTTTACGATCATGGGGAGTACCCGTCTTCCGACGGTTGGCAGACTGGAGCTGATAGAGCCCGCCCCGGCATCAATTGCAACGGAAGCGACAACGACCGCTACAGCCGGAAAACAGGCGGCACAGGCGGTTTATTTTAATGGCATATTTACAACCCAAAATGCCGAAGGGCGCTTGCGGCCCATGATGACCGCCCTTGTAACCATTGTGGTGGGGCGCGCCGAAAATGTACCGCTTATGCCGTGGTCTGCGTTGACTAAGCGCGATCAGGATGGTCGCTATCGCGTCAATGTTCGCTCTCCTTCGGATGAAATTTCAGAGCGCCTTGTCACAATAGGACTGACTGACCGGGTCAAAGCGCAGGTGATTGATGGTTTGAAGGTTGGCGATGAAGTTGTCATTCCGGTCGATGGCCAGGCATCGGGCTCTAACGATATGGGGATGATGTGAGCGCTTTACTGGAAATAGAGAACGTCTCGCGGCTGTTTCAAACCGGTGAAGAGATGATTGCCGCACTTGAGGGGATAAACCTTCATATCGACAGTGGTGAATTTGTTGCAATTGTAGGGGCAAGTGGGTCGGGCAAGTCGACGCTTATGAACATTTTGGGATGCCTTGATCAGCCAACTTCGGGTGATTATCGTGTCGGAGGGCGTAGCGTTGCCGGATTGAGTGCAGATGAACTGGCGGCGCTGAGAAGGGAACATTTCGGGTTTATCTTTCAGCGTTATCATTTGCTGGGCACGCTCAATTCGGCTGACAATGTGGCGATGCCCGCCGTGTATGCGGGCCTTGATGCGGCTTCCCGGCGCGAAAGGGCGAGATCACTGCTAGAGAGCCTGGGCCTTGGTGATCGCATGGATCACCGTCCGGGCCAGCTTTCCGGTGGTCAGCAGCAGCGCGTTTCGATTGCTCGTGCGCTTATGAATGGTGGGCGTATCATCCTTGCCGACGAGCCGACCGGTGCGCTTGACAGTAAAAGTGGTGAAACCGTTCTCGATATCCTTAAGGAGCTTCATCGGGATGGTCATACGGTCATTATCGTTACCCACGATATGGAGGTTGCTGCTCATGCTGATCGCATCATCGAAATACGTGACGGGCAGGTTCTGACGGACAGACGGTGCCGTGAATCTGTGTGTGATGCTGCTTCATATTCTTTTGCAAGCTTGGGGTCCGTGGGCCTGCTGTCCGGTTTTCATCGACGTTTTGCTGAAGCCTTTCCGATGGCGTTGCGTTCAATGGCGGCTCATCGGGTTCGTACATTCCTTACCATGCTCGGGATCATCATTGGTATTGCTGCCGTTGTTGCGGTTGTTGGTCTGGGGGAAGGAACGCGCCAGAAGGTACTTGCCGAAATCAGTGAATTTGGGGCCAGTACATTATCCATTTATCCTGGGCGGGGGTGGGATGACGAGCGCGCCGACAGCATCACAACGCTGGTTGTTTCCGATGCCGAGGCGTTGGCAGCGCAAAATTATATCGACAGTGTTACGCCACTGGTCTCGACGAGTACGCGTATTCGTTTCGGTCGTACTTCCATGTCGGCCAATATTGACGGTGTGGGTCAGGATTATTTTCGGGTAAACGGCCTGCGTATCGTGCGAGGAGCCGGCTTCTCGGCTGACAGCATAGCAGGGCGCCGTCAGGAGGCAGTGATAGACGATAGAGCTGCCTCCAGGCTTTTTCCTGGCGGTGAGTCTCCGATTGGCAAGGTCATTATGGTTGATCTGGTTCCTGTGGTCATTATTGGCACAGTCGCCCAGCGTTCAGGCATGTCGGGTAAAACCCTTCAGATATATCTTCCTTATACTGCTGTGACAGGAAGGCTCCTTGGCGCGGCAACAAGCCTTGCCGGACTGATTGTTCGGATTTCGGATAATGTTGATACGGTTGTTGCCGAACGTGCGATCGTCGGTTTTATGAGCCGTCGGCATGGGACGCAGGATTTCTTTGTTTTCAACAGTGATCAGTTGCGTCGAATCATGCAGAAAACATCGGGAACGATGACGCTGTTGATCTCTTCGGTTGCAGTTATTTCGCTGGTTGTTGGCGGCATCGGGGTCATGAACATCATGCTGGTTTCTGTCACCGAGCGTACCCGCGAGATCGGCCTTCGCATGGCTGTCGGGGCGCGTCGTATGGACATCATGCTTCAGTTCCTGATCGAAGCCGTCACGATCTGCATTGCCGGGTCATTACTTGGCATTGGACTGGCTCTTGTCGCGGCAACTGCTTTTGGTGGGCAGGATAGCCAATTTCCGATGATCATTTCGATCAATGCCATCTTTTTCGCCTGTCTGTCCGCACTCGCCATTGGTGTGGTATTTGGTTTCCTGCCAGCCCGCAATGCCTCGCGCCTTGACCCGGTTGATGCGCTTTCAAGAGAATAATCATGATTTTCCCCAGATTGATTGCCCCGTATCTGTTTGTCGTTCTTGCCGGTTGCGCCAGCCAGTCGACAAATTATCAGCGTCCGGATTTGCCGGCAGGACCGGCATGGTCGACTTCGGTTTCTGCTGCCCCAACAAAAGGCAGTATAGATCAGTGGTGGGTTGCATTCGGAGACCCCGGGTTGACCAAACTGATTAATGAAGTGGTAAAACGGAACAACGACATTTTTGCTGCCACCCTTCGTGCTCATCGGGCGCGACTGCAAGCGGACCTTGCCGGGAATGCCCTGTTTCCGAAATTAAGCGGAAACCTTAACACTTCGAGGAGCCGGTCTCTCGAAGGCAGCGCTAATTTGAGGTCCTCTTCGTCTGCGACAATTGGCGTTTCCTATGAAGTGGACCTGTGGGGTAAACTGGCAACGCAGCGCGACAGTGCTAGCTTTGAGGCAGAGGCAACAGCCCAAGATTACGAAGCGGCGCGTCTGGCTATCATTGGCATGACGATCGAAACCTATTTCCGTATTGCCCATGTAAATGAATCAATCGCAGCCGCAGAAAGCAGCCTTGATTATGTCGAACAAATTCAGGTTCTCGTCCGAAAGCAGGCGGAAATCGGCGATGTTTCCGATCTTGAGCTTAGAGAAAGCGAGCAAACTGTCGAAACTCAGGCCGCGAGAGTAGCGGAGTTGCATCAGGCACGTCTTGTTCTGCGTAATGTGCTTACGGTCCTTTTGAATGGTGACGCAAGCCCAGTTCCCGAACCGCAGAGCTTGCCGCAAAAGAAGTTTCCGCAGCTTGGCGCAGGTTTGCCCGCTGATCTGCTTGCCCGTCGTCCCGATCTTCGTGCGGCTGAAGCACGGTTGCAGGCTGCCTTGAAGAATGTTGATGCGGCACGTACCAGCTTCTATCCGGCAATTTCGCTGACGAGCGGGGTCGGGACCAGCAGCGATAAACTGGTTTCTTTCGTTTCCAACCCGGTCGCAACCTTGGGGGCAGGTGCAGTTCTTTCGTTCCTTAACTGGAAGGATATGAATGTGACGATTGCGGTTTCACAGACCCAATATGAAGAGGCCGTTACCTCGTTTCGCAACACTTTACTAAATGCGTTTTCGGATGTCGCGAATGCGCTCGGTGCTCGTGCCAGTTATGCAGAGCAGTCGCGGCGACGGCATAATGCGTATGTGGCAGCGCAGGAAGTAGAGCGACTGACCGAGGCGCGATATCGGGCTGGTGCCATTACTTTGCGTATCTGGCTTGAAGCGCAGGAACGTCGACGCTCTGCCGAAGCGGCTCTTGCTGATGTCAGGCTGGCGCAATTCGTTAACGAATCCGTTCTTTATCGGGCACTTGGCGGAGACGCTGCGATTAAGGGTTAGCCTGCTTCCGCAGCGTGTAGGGGCAGGCATTTCTTGATATTCAACCGCGCCGAGCCGAACTGTTGAACTGCAGATCCACAATCGAACCTCAAGCATCGGTAAGCATCCAATCATTTATGACAGAAAGAACCCGGTTCGTGTTGATTGCGGTTCCGTCTCCACCAAATCTCCATGAATTCTCGACCCGATATTGAGGGGCGCGTGTCACTAAGAGGATGAAACCTCTAATACGGACACGTTTTATGCAATATCGCTTTTCGATTATTACCTTTGTCATTTGTGTCGCTTCCCTTTCGTTATTTTTGATATTTCGGGATGGCGAGGATATGGAAACAAACGGGGTTTCCCTTGACCAACAAGGTGCCATCCAGGTCACTACCAGCACGCTTGTGCCTGAGCGCGTCGTTCTGATTGATGAGCTGCCAGGGCGTGTCACGGCATATCGAAGGGTAGAAATACGACCGCAGGTCGGCGGTATCATCAAGAAGCGGCTGGTAGAAGGTGGAACCCAGGTTGAGGCCGGTCAAATTCTTTTTGAAATAGACCCGGCCGTGCTTTTGGCCGATCTTGATACGGCCCAGGCAGGTTTGACGCGGGCCAAGGCGGCGCTGGAGCATGCACAGAAAGGGTTTGAGCGTTCTCAAACCCTGATTTTGTCCAAAGCGACGAGCCGTAAGAGTTACGAAGACGCAAGT
Protein-coding sequences here:
- a CDS encoding phage portal protein; translation: MAQAKKRTEKPAPKVQAFTFGDPEPVLNKRDIMSYFHSAFNGSYYEPPISFDGLARSLPSNPHHESAIRFKVNQLAAHFIPSKYLKRHEFTRMATDYLVFGNLFAELHWSRMGTLLDVTTALARWTRVKKDNRYVMLIDGKEHEFEQGTIAHLQEPDINQEIYGLPTYTSALQSAWLNEAATLFRRKYYLNGSHAGFILYVNDAAANAEDIDALRDAMKNAKGPGNFRNLFYYAPNGKKEGIQVIPMSEVTAKDDFSSMKNVTRDDILAAHRVPPQLLGVVPVNAGGFGSIQDAAEVFHNNEIRPVMAALEGLNDLLGLQVISFSSYAGRLEP
- a CDS encoding DNA adenine methylase yields the protein MTALSRNAIKLQPVKAVSPVAPYVGGKRLLSKLITEMISTVPHSLYAEPFVGMGGIFLRRKSAPAAEVINDISRDVFCLFRVLQEHYSYFVDYLKYQIASRAEFERLRSIPPETLTDIQRAARFVYLQRLAFGGKVCNRNFGIQTDGPARFNLSRLVPMLDDLHERLNGVVIECLPYADFITRYDREETLFYLDPPYWGAEDYYGKEIFIREDFERLSGILSDIDGRFILSLNNTAGVRETFAAFNILNVSTRYSLYGKKQNTASEVIITNFDATIR
- a CDS encoding efflux RND transporter periplasmic adaptor subunit — encoded protein: MKLSSKNIGRTVIIAGMIVAAFAALASVAGVLDETPQAAVLTDFVALGTVEETVLANGELEPARIVSVGAQVSGQLKALHVELGQKIHAGDLIAEIDPTAQSYALRIAEAALANIKAQRKARGFELKRAKQTYYRQKSMARQHAASVAELETAEAAFKVLTADIEALDAQIAQATVEVESAKANLGYTKVVAPMDGVVVAVVTKAGQTLNSNLAVPTIVVLAQLDVMQVKVKISEADISRVKPGQIVRFTIMGSTRLPTVGRLELIEPAPASIATEATTTATAGKQAAQAVYFNGIFTTQNAEGRLRPMMTALVTIVVGRAENVPLMPWSALTKRDQDGRYRVNVRSPSDEISERLVTIGLTDRVKAQVIDGLKVGDEVVIPVDGQASGSNDMGMM
- a CDS encoding MacB family efflux pump subunit, with translation MSALLEIENVSRLFQTGEEMIAALEGINLHIDSGEFVAIVGASGSGKSTLMNILGCLDQPTSGDYRVGGRSVAGLSADELAALRREHFGFIFQRYHLLGTLNSADNVAMPAVYAGLDAASRRERARSLLESLGLGDRMDHRPGQLSGGQQQRVSIARALMNGGRIILADEPTGALDSKSGETVLDILKELHRDGHTVIIVTHDMEVAAHADRIIEIRDGQVLTDRRCRESVCDAASYSFASLGSVGLLSGFHRRFAEAFPMALRSMAAHRVRTFLTMLGIIIGIAAVVAVVGLGEGTRQKVLAEISEFGASTLSIYPGRGWDDERADSITTLVVSDAEALAAQNYIDSVTPLVSTSTRIRFGRTSMSANIDGVGQDYFRVNGLRIVRGAGFSADSIAGRRQEAVIDDRAASRLFPGGESPIGKVIMVDLVPVVIIGTVAQRSGMSGKTLQIYLPYTAVTGRLLGAATSLAGLIVRISDNVDTVVAERAIVGFMSRRHGTQDFFVFNSDQLRRIMQKTSGTMTLLISSVAVISLVVGGIGVMNIMLVSVTERTREIGLRMAVGARRMDIMLQFLIEAVTICIAGSLLGIGLALVAATAFGGQDSQFPMIISINAIFFACLSALAIGVVFGFLPARNASRLDPVDALSRE
- a CDS encoding efflux transporter outer membrane subunit, coding for MIFPRLIAPYLFVVLAGCASQSTNYQRPDLPAGPAWSTSVSAAPTKGSIDQWWVAFGDPGLTKLINEVVKRNNDIFAATLRAHRARLQADLAGNALFPKLSGNLNTSRSRSLEGSANLRSSSSATIGVSYEVDLWGKLATQRDSASFEAEATAQDYEAARLAIIGMTIETYFRIAHVNESIAAAESSLDYVEQIQVLVRKQAEIGDVSDLELRESEQTVETQAARVAELHQARLVLRNVLTVLLNGDASPVPEPQSLPQKKFPQLGAGLPADLLARRPDLRAAEARLQAALKNVDAARTSFYPAISLTSGVGTSSDKLVSFVSNPVATLGAGAVLSFLNWKDMNVTIAVSQTQYEEAVTSFRNTLLNAFSDVANALGARASYAEQSRRRHNAYVAAQEVERLTEARYRAGAITLRIWLEAQERRRSAEAALADVRLAQFVNESVLYRALGGDAAIKG